In one window of Desulfobacterales bacterium DNA:
- a CDS encoding DUF4390 domain-containing protein — translation MSGLRKKYCVLVLVCYMLFPCNSFAQDAALTNVIVTNTRDDLLVYLTVEGAFREKMKKAILSGVPTTFSFFIQLYRVRNFWTDKEIVEIDITHTVKYNNLKKEFVITRSWENNQPIVTKSFIEARKLMSEIDSLKAVPLSRLEKGSQYQIRAKAQLSKLTLPFYLHYVLFFVSLWDFETDWYTIEFIY, via the coding sequence ATGTCAGGCCTGCGAAAGAAATATTGTGTATTGGTTTTAGTATGTTATATGCTGTTTCCCTGCAATTCTTTCGCACAGGACGCAGCCTTGACGAATGTCATCGTAACCAATACCCGTGACGATCTTTTGGTTTACCTGACGGTTGAAGGCGCCTTCAGGGAAAAAATGAAAAAAGCGATTTTAAGTGGCGTTCCCACCACGTTTTCATTTTTTATTCAACTATACCGTGTTCGTAATTTTTGGACTGATAAAGAGATCGTAGAAATAGACATCACCCATACGGTTAAGTATAATAATCTGAAAAAAGAGTTTGTGATAACTCGGTCGTGGGAAAATAATCAGCCTATTGTCACAAAATCGTTTATAGAAGCTCGAAAGTTAATGTCTGAGATTGACAGCTTGAAGGCCGTACCGCTCAGCCGGTTGGAAAAAGGCAGCCAGTATCAGATCAGGGCAAAAGCTCAACTCAGCAAACTCACTCTCCCTTTTTATCTGCATTATGTTCTTTTCTTTGTTTCGTTATGGGACTTTGAGACCGATTGGTATACAATAGAGTTCATTTATTAA
- a CDS encoding ATP-binding protein, whose protein sequence is MKNNIAEKTKLNIPQSERRRRKRESILIVVILVVVALLTFAENRIIHFGTDIPISNTILMFILININLLLLILLIFLVFRNVVKLLYDRKRKVMGAKLRTRLVVAFITLTLLPTIILFFFSINFITNSIEFWFNVPVEQSLLNSLQVGRSLYRHIEENNQFFIERIAYQVNAKKQLGVQKRKALSRYIQIAQRAFNLDAIEVYSSNSQRLTFAISSDLEAEGLTAISANDLQKDFESEKSRTISETLEIGELIRTIGTIPFGQPHRDAEGFVVVTILIPPNLSENMDSIARGFEEYQQIKLLKEPIQITYYITLSIVALLVLFCAVWFGFYFAKSISVPIKELAEGTRRVAEGDLGFSIGQVGDDEIGSLVDSFNKMTRDLRTSREQLELSARMLRQQNIEIEERRRYMEIVLKNVSTGVVTLDSRDFITTMNTSAEKMLNLKAAEILNKNIKTLLKGQHLRLAEGILQSLNDSMDDAIELPLGLTIEGRPRSFIVYVNSLKDDAGNPIGIVMVFDDLTELEKAQRMAAWREVARRIAHEVKNPLTPITLSAQRLKRKYATQFKEPVFDECIRMIIDHVEIIRNLVNEFSSFARFPAANLQPCELPPIIEETVALYKEGHQTINFNLTVAPKIPVLNMDRQQIKRAMINLIDNAIGAIKNSGDIHITLTYESGTKIVRLEVVDNGSGISDEQKARLFEPYFSTKKAGMGLGLTIVSSIIADHNGRIRVEDNQPRGARFIIELPA, encoded by the coding sequence ATGAAAAATAACATCGCCGAAAAAACAAAATTAAATATCCCGCAAAGCGAACGCCGGCGGCGAAAACGGGAAAGTATTCTCATTGTCGTTATTCTTGTTGTTGTTGCGTTATTGACGTTTGCAGAAAACCGCATCATTCATTTCGGCACAGATATCCCGATTTCAAATACCATTTTGATGTTCATCCTGATCAATATTAACCTATTGTTACTGATATTGTTAATATTTCTTGTTTTCCGCAATGTGGTAAAGCTCCTCTATGATAGAAAACGGAAGGTGATGGGGGCCAAGCTCCGGACCCGACTTGTGGTGGCCTTTATCACGCTGACACTGTTGCCGACGATTATACTTTTTTTCTTTTCGATCAATTTTATTACCAACAGCATTGAGTTCTGGTTCAATGTCCCGGTTGAGCAGTCTCTGCTGAATTCTTTACAGGTCGGCCGAAGCCTGTACCGGCATATTGAGGAGAACAACCAGTTTTTTATAGAAAGAATCGCCTATCAGGTGAATGCAAAAAAACAGTTGGGCGTTCAAAAGAGAAAGGCACTTTCCCGATACATTCAAATTGCCCAGCGCGCATTCAACCTGGATGCCATTGAGGTGTATTCATCAAATTCCCAGCGCCTTACCTTTGCGATCTCTTCGGATTTGGAAGCAGAGGGCCTGACAGCCATTTCAGCGAATGATCTCCAGAAAGACTTTGAATCGGAAAAAAGCAGAACCATTTCTGAAACCCTTGAAATCGGTGAATTGATCCGAACCATCGGCACCATACCGTTTGGTCAGCCGCATCGGGATGCAGAAGGGTTTGTAGTTGTTACTATTTTAATTCCGCCGAACCTCTCGGAAAATATGGATTCAATTGCAAGAGGTTTTGAAGAGTACCAGCAGATAAAACTCTTAAAAGAACCTATTCAGATAACCTATTATATTACGCTGTCGATTGTTGCACTCCTGGTCCTTTTCTGTGCGGTTTGGTTCGGTTTTTATTTTGCAAAATCAATAAGTGTACCCATCAAGGAATTGGCAGAAGGAACCCGGCGGGTTGCCGAAGGGGACTTGGGTTTTAGCATCGGCCAGGTAGGCGATGATGAAATTGGAAGCCTGGTTGATTCTTTCAATAAAATGACCCGGGATCTGCGAACCAGCAGAGAGCAACTGGAACTGTCGGCCCGTATGCTTCGCCAGCAGAATATTGAAATTGAAGAGCGGCGGCGCTATATGGAGATTGTTTTAAAAAATGTTTCCACAGGCGTCGTGACCTTGGATTCGCGCGACTTTATCACGACCATGAACACTTCAGCGGAAAAAATGCTGAATTTAAAGGCCGCAGAAATCCTGAATAAAAATATTAAAACACTCTTAAAGGGTCAGCACCTGCGCCTTGCGGAGGGAATCCTGCAAAGCCTGAATGACTCGATGGATGACGCCATTGAACTGCCGCTGGGGTTGACGATAGAGGGTCGACCGCGCAGCTTTATCGTATATGTAAACAGCCTCAAGGACGACGCCGGAAACCCCATTGGCATCGTGATGGTTTTTGATGATCTGACCGAACTGGAAAAAGCCCAGCGCATGGCTGCCTGGAGGGAGGTCGCCCGTCGAATTGCCCATGAAGTCAAAAATCCGCTGACGCCGATAACGCTGTCAGCCCAGCGGTTGAAAAGAAAATATGCCACCCAGTTCAAAGAGCCGGTATTTGATGAATGTATCCGTATGATCATTGATCATGTCGAAATAATACGAAATCTTGTTAATGAGTTTTCATCCTTTGCAAGGTTTCCGGCAGCAAATCTTCAACCCTGCGAACTGCCGCCTATTATTGAAGAGACGGTTGCTCTCTATAAAGAGGGTCATCAAACGATAAATTTTAATCTGACAGTAGCCCCTAAAATCCCAGTGCTCAATATGGATCGTCAGCAAATCAAACGGGCAATGATTAATCTGATTGATAATGCCATCGGGGCGATAAAAAATTCCGGTGATATTCATATAACTTTAACGTACGAGTCCGGTACTAAAATAGTCCGGCTCGAAGTGGTCGATAATGGAAGCGGTATTTCCGATGAGCAGAAAGCCCGCCTCTTTGAACCCTATTTTTCCACTAAAAAGGCGGGGATGGGCCTGGGGCTGACAATCGTAAGCTCGATTATTGCTGATCACAATGGCAGGATACGGGTAGAGGATAACCAACCCAGAGGGGCAAGGTTTATTATCGAGCTGCCGGCCTGA